A window of Bacillus thuringiensis genomic DNA:
TTTGCTAAAATGATCTTTAATTCGATAGGATTGTCCTACAATACTGACCACCGTGGCATGATGTAAGACACGATCTAGTATGGCATTGGCGAGTTTAGGGTCCTGGAATACTTCGTCCCAAGACTTGAAGTTGATATTGGTCGTTAGGATGGTACTACGCTTTTCATAACGCATATCGATTAATTGAAAGAATAATTTTGCATCCTCCGGATCAATAGGCAAGTACCCAATTTCATCAATAATAAGTAATTTGTATTTTGTATAGTGCTTTAAACGAGATTCTAGGCGATTCTCAATCTTGGCACGTTTTAAATTTTGAAGTAAATCATGACATTTAATAAAATAAGTACTTGTTCGCTTTTTAGCTGCTGCTATACCAATAGACGTGGCCAAATGGGTCTTACCAACACCACTAGGTCCTAAAAATACTATGTTTTCTTGTTGCTCTAAGAAACGTAGAGAAATAAAATCTAAGATTTGTTGTTTATTAATACTCGGCTGGAATTCGAAATCAAACTCATCAACCTCCTTTCTATGAGGAAATGCGCCCATTTTCACCATAGAATGAATCATATTTTGTTCTCGTACATCAATCTCATAGTTTGTCAGTTTAACAAGTGTCTCTACGAAGGATAATTCATTATTAATGCTAAAATCGACTACGTCACCTAAATGTTGTGCCATTTGTTTTAATTTTAAATACTCTAGGTTTGTTGTTAATTGTTGATAGCTATTCTTCATTTCTATATACCTCACCAATTACTGATAAATTTTGTTTCGCCAAATTGTCAATGTTCGGATATTTAGGTAGTGACTTAGCCAATGCTTTTTTATAATGTTCTTCTTTATAATTGAGCTTAGATTGGCTGATTTTATGTTGTACAATTAACTTCATGTTATGATAAACATATATTTGATTATCATATACTTGTAAACCGACGGTTTTACCTTGATATTCAGCTGGAACTGAGTATTGATTCGATTTGTAAGATATCATGCCTGATGTATTAACTTTTACAAGTTTATGCTTAATCATATAGGAATCTCTTATCGCGCTCTTCGGGAGTGGTTGTAGGAGATTCTTTTCCTGTTTTAGGGCAAACACTGGAATCTTACCAGTCCCTTGATGAAATGTTTGATTAATTCTTGCACATAATTTTTGCACAAATTCATGTAATTCTTCAAAAGTGAATCTTCCTTGATAAGCATGAATTTCGTCTAGAAGTTTCATTGGCGCTTCTACTTTCCCTTTGGTATTTGGTCGCCCTGCGATACAAGGTTGTACCTTAAATCCAAAATCTTGAGCGAATTGGGCAAACTTATTGTTAATCGTTCCTGTAAAGTGTTCTGTTCGAGCTTCATCCATTACCGTCTTCATATTATCCGTGACAATTACCTTCGGTACACCACCAAACATTTCAAATGCCTATGTCATAAATGACATTAAAACACTTTGTGATTTTGAAATATTCAAATGAAAAACTTTAAATCTCGAGTAGGACAATAAAAGTACAGCTACATTCACATATACGATTTCGCCACTTTTGGTTTCAAATCGTATGCTTTCTTTCCAATCTAATTGAGCTTGTTCTCCTGGAGGTGTCTCATAACGGACACCCACTGAATGACCTGATAAAATACGCTTCCCCTCATCAAAATATGTTCTAAATTCAGGCTTTCTATTAATATAAGCACGAAATGCAGACTGTGAACATTTTAAACCGTGATTGTCTGTTAGATACTGCCATAACACTCGTTTGTAGTAGAAGATTTGTTTAGAATCACTAGATAAAAGAGCTGCAATCACTTCATAATATGTATCGATTTTCGATGTTTTATTTTTTGTCCCTTTTGGTGTAAAACCATTCAAATACTTATCTATGGTACGCCGATCCACATTCAATTCTCTGGCTAATTGACTTTTATTTATCTTCATTTTTAAGTTCCCCATTAGTTTTTTAAAATTTGGTAAGTCTGAAAGACTTTTAACCTCAAATTCTGTTTGAATATCTAGCTTAATATACATACTAACCACCTCAGAGTCAGTATGGAGAATCCAATTGAAAATGTACATATTTATTCAAGCGTTAATGTACATATTTAAGTTAGCATTTATACTTTTGTATTATACACCTAAATAATCTTAATAATGAGAATATTAATTATCAATTTTATTAGAAACGCAATGATGTAAAATGACATTAAGCTAAACTTTTCTTTAAATCTTTACCCCTAACAAAGATTTAAAGGTTCTTCTATGTCTTAATATAAAATATAGTAAAGGAAGGAGTTCACTCTAATGAAGATTGAACTCCTTTCTTTATTATGGTTTTTTATATAATTAAAACTATATATTAATTATAACTAATTTACTTATCTAATAACCTATCAACCTATCAATAAATCTTTCATTATATACATAGTAATATAACAAAGCTGACATTCACCCCTTATGTATAGAGGGCATTTTCTACATGTATTTTTAAAATATCCACTCTTCATTTACTATAATAAAAGAGGAAAAAATACATCTTTAAAAAATATATACATATACCTATGCTAAGGAGTGTGATGCCTTTGAAACAGTTTAAAGAAATTTTAGAAAAAGGGGCCATACCTATCGGCCAATCCGATATATTAGGAAAATCGCTGCGGCAATTTGATGAGATACAATATGAAAATGAAACATATCTTATTATTTGGCATCCCATTTATAAGGAATTTGTCGGTTCTCATGAATCAGGGAATTGGATTTCTCATACCGATTTACATAAAGCTGTTTGGATCAGAAATTTAAAAGAAGCATTTGTTACGAAAAAATAAGAAAAGGTTCTAACAAAAAAGTCAGAACCTTTTCTACATACTTTCTAGGGATTTCGTAAAAACGAAAGTACATATAGTATACCATAAGTACAAAAACATTTATTTGAAAAGATAGTAAACGCCTCTTATTATTGCTCGTTAATCTCCGCTAACGCTTTATTTCATGATTCGGTTCTATTGTCACACAGATCACTGTTACCAAAATATTTACTACAAATTTTTAAAAAAATGTACTGCACAATTGTATTGAATGATATTTTTCAGTCCACGACAGTAACTCTGGCGCTCCATCTACAAAAACATCCTATTTTTTCTTATTCCCCCTTTTCGAGGGGATGGGCAAAAACACCCTATTAGTGCTTTATTTTCGATTACAAGTAAAGCATATACCAAATAAAAAAAGAAAAAGCAGAGATATTTTCATCGATAGGTGAAAATATCTCTGCTTGATTAAGTTGCTCTATACATATGTATTACTAGAAAATAACATAGTAAAACGGACATCACTCCGTTTCAATGGAGGTGATGTCCGTTTTTCATTACAACAAATTACTTATCTATTTGTAATGCTGCTCTTGGACAATTGATTTGAAAACGATATTTAAACCTGAGTTTGCATGAGACTATTCCTCCATAAGGAGTAATTCCACGCTGTCCACGATAAATGTTCCTTCCGTTTCTCCAATCTCAATCCATACCTTATCGGTTTCTGGGAAGTATTCTAATTCTTTTGTCACATAACCAACTGGTAGTGGCGTGTAATCCCTATACCCTCTGTTAAATTCACAAGGATTCTCTCTTCGTCCATCTGTATACGATTTTTCTTCATAGACTGACGCATAATCAGCTGGTACGGAAGGAGCTTCGTTATATCCTCGATTACGAGAAGTGTACGCACCTCCGTATTCTTCTTGATTTACAGTATAATCATTACACGTTACCGTGTTATTTGGATAGATTTCCTCTTCTACGCAGTTGCTAAACTTCAGTTCGTCTGTATTGTTCTCGATCTCATGAATGGTTACGCAACCTTCTCCATATCCCTCCTTGTACGCTGTGACACGAAGGATATAGCCACGACCCGGACAGACACGAACTTCTTGTGACACTTCTGCTTCCCATTCCGGAACAACAAGGACCGAACGTTGGTTGTTTTGTTCTTCTACATCTACATGCCCTTTCACGTTCCAGCAGGATAAGCCATTATTAAAATCACCATTTTTAATGACATTTCTCGCATCATATAGGGAGAATGCAGTGAAAATACGCCCTTCTAATTCTTCAAAAATAGCCGCATTGACACCCGGAATCACAGACAGCTCAGGCAGATAAGCTTCTCGAATGCTATGAACACGTTTATCTGCCGCATGAATCATGGCAATATTCGTATCCGCTTGTAATTGATCATATTGAGAGTTTACAAATAAAGCATCTACAGATTCTTTTGCCTCTTTATAAACGATATTTGTTTCCCATTCCAATTTTTCACGTTTGTCTCTCCATTTTTTCTCCGCTCTTTTCACACGAGCTAGCGCTTCTCCTACTAATGGTTTCTCTTCGAGAAACTCTAGATTCCCTAGTCTTGCGTGCCCATCTTGCGTCTTAATCTTAAAGATCACCCATACACCTAGGTCCTCATTTAAGTCTGTACATCCTACATCAATGTCTAAGGAGAAATGATGCGAATGATGGGCACACTTTTCTCCATCCCTACACGAACAATCTAAGTCAGGATTCCATTCAAGGTGTGGCGCGCATCGATTCGGCTCTCCACACTTTCCGATTGGACTTTGGGCTGAAAGCGGCCATAAGGAACCCGTACCTGGCACATTTACTGTTTCATGTTTTGCATTGTAGCGAATTAAATAGATTTCTAAGTCTTGACTATCTTCGATATACCCTCTTAATTGATAACGGGTAAAGGCTTTTAATTTTGATTCATCGATTTTTTGATACAAATATGTTGGATAGCACTCATCAAAGGTACCTGATAGTGTGACGTAATTTTCTTTAAATACGTCATCCCCTCCTTGGATGGTAATCCCTGTACTTCCGCCCCACCCACGTTCTGGTTGCCTATTAATGTCTTTGAAATTTGAATCTTGGAGTAAATTGCGTTCATCACTGAGTCGCTTCGCATGTTTGACTTTCTCGGACAATTCTCGCTTTTCATCCAGACAAAATTCATCCGATAAATACGTAACTAAATTGGACACTTGATCAATATGATAATCCGTTACATTTGTTTTTAGCCCTAGTTGGTTTGTAGACGTAAACAGCGCATTCACCGCCTTCTGCGCTCTTTCCAGATTATATTCAGCCTCGAGTGTTGCAGTAACTGGAATAAATTCAAATCTGTCTATTATCACTCCTGCAGTCCCACTAAAATTTCTAACACCTACTATATTACCTAATGAAGATGTAAAAGCATTGGCACTTTCAAAATAACCAAAATCACTTGATTGTAGATTATCTAATGACGTAGCTGTAGCTGGTACTGTATTGGAAAAAATGGATGAATTACCCCAATTAACGTTGAGGTGAATCGGGGTTACAGAAGCATACCGTACACGAACTCGATATCTGGTAGATGTCGATGGGAAGTGAATTGGAACTTCAATATACCCTCTATTCTGAATGTTATTTCCACTACTATTTAATCTAACTAAGTCCCCACCAGTAAATCCTGGTCCTGAAATTACAGAACCATTAAAAAGAAAGTTTCCCTTCACTGCAGGGATTTGAGTAATACTATCCGATGCAATTATATTATTAAATTCAGCACTACGATGTATCCAAGAGAACATAGGAGCTCTTATTATACTTACACTACTATTACTAAAGCCTGAACGAAACATTGAAACATGGCTTAATCGATGACTAAATCCTTGCCTAGGTGGCACGTTGTTATTCTGTGGCGGTATTTCATCCAGCGAATCTACCGTTCCGCTTTTTCTGTATACAGCGGATGGCAAATTTGAGGAGGTTCCATAAGCAAATTCTGTCCCGTCAAGAACAGATAGTTGTTGATTATTTATCCCTATATTAAAAGGTCTTCTATATAAAGTGGACGATAATGTTCTATACACGCCCTGACCTAGTTGAGCAACAATACGTTGTTGTGGAGCTGCATTTCCCATAGTTCCATATAGCGGAAAAGTGAATTCTGGCCCCGAAAACCCTACAGGAGAAGCCATTATTTGATGCCCTGACCAATAATAATAACCCCTATGAGCATCCGTATAGATGGTTATACTGTTAAGTATATCCATCAAATGTGGACTCCTAATACTTCTTTCTATGCCCTGAGCCGAGCCTCGAAAACTACCATCAAAATTTTCTAATACTGGGTTTGTATAAATTTCTCTTGTTAATTGGGAAACTGTTCGAATTGGATATCTTCTACTATCATAATTCGGGAACAGAGCAACGATATCTAATACAGTTAGTGTTAATTCTCTTCTAAATTGATTATACCTTACCCAATCTCTAGAATCCGGTCCCCATACACGTTCTAATCCCGTATTGTACCAGCGTACAGCATAATCTGTATAGTTGCCAATAAGCCTAGTTAAATCATTATAACGACTATTGATAGTCGCGGCATCAAATCCCCACCTTTGTCCAAACACTGAAACATCTCTCAAAACTGATAAATGTAAATTTGCAGCTTGAACATATACTGATAAAAGAGGAACTTGATAATTTTGAACTGCAAAAAGAGGAATAGCGGTTGTAAGGGCACTGTTCATGTCATTGAATTGAATACGCATCTCTTCTCTTAATGCTGGATTAGTAGGATCTGCTTCCCACTCTCTAAAAGATTCTGCGTAAATTTGATAAAGATTGCTTAGTCCTTCTAATCTAGAAATGGCTTGGTTCCTAGCGAATTCTTCTATTCTTTGGTTAATTAACTGTTCAATTTGTACAAGAAATGCGTCCCATTGAGAGGGACCAAAAATTCCCCATATTATATCAACTAGTCCTAACACAAATCCAGCACCGGGAACAAATTCACTCAAAAGAAATTGCGTTAGCGACAAGGAAATATCGATTGGGGTGTAACCAGTTTCTATTCTTTCTCCACCTAATACTTCTACTTCAGGGTTACTTAAACAATTATAAGGAATGCATTCATTGATGTTCGGATTGTTATCCATAAGTTACCTCCATCTCTTTTATTAAGATACCAATTCATTATGATATAATACTGTTTTTCATTACTACAATTTAAAACATATGACTCATCTTATGAAAAAATGCACAAAGTGCAACTAATTTTACTAAATATCAATTTTTGACCCAGGGTGTTAACAATCTACTTACTTCTCGCCCATTATCCATGCTTTAGACTTTACAATGTTTAACCAATGCATTAAGGGTTTGTATTCCGTTAACTTATTTTAAAGTCTTATTACTTTTTATACTTATATATAAAATCCACTTTTCCTATTTTACATATACAAATTGAGAATTTGTGGTAATGTAGAAATACTTACACTTATACATGTTAGAACCATTTACCTGCAATTCATCTTGAATTGTAAATGCTTCCCCTTTTTTTACAGTCTTAATCTTATCATTCCAATTAGCAGAACCATAGACCCATAATTCGTTTGTATCTACAACCACTAATTTACCAATATTACTCGTTTGTCTACGGGCAAAGTAAATATAGGAAGAGTCATATTTCACCCATGAATTACCTAGGTTCAGCCAGCCCTCACGTTCTTCCCAAACAATATAAGATTCAGGTTTGTTCAATTTACGAATTACATCACTACTCGTGCTAGGTCCTCTGCGAAGGTTAATATTTACACCTTCCATGTAAGCAATTCCTAATCCTTGTGTACCCGCATCCTTGTTATGATTCTCTACAACCATATCGTTTAGACTATCTTCAATCATCCTCTTGAAACCCTCAAATCCACCTGGTCGATTAAATATCGGACGTGGACAGTTCTTTCCACTCCAATGTTGATGGGAAACTACGTTCCCAATCTTTAATCCAAGGTGAGCCATGAGAAACTTAACGAGACCCGCAGCATGGGTTAAGGCTTTTTCAAAATTACCATCACGATTTTCACAAATTTCAATGCCGATAGACGAGCGATTACCCGCTCCATTCCCGTCTCCGGCATGCCAACCATTCTCATTTAGTGGTAAGTGCTGTACAATCCGATTATCGTCTACCGTAAAGTGCCAAGATACGCTGGATGATCCACCACCATTGTTAACATATCTAGCATGCGCTCTTGCATCAGTACCTGCATTTTGATTCGCGGTGGTGTGAATTGTGATATATCTTGGATTCATGGAATATGCAGGACGGTTACGGTTTCCTTTTGGAATGATATTACTTTCAAAAGGTGTGTTATTAATTTCTTTAGTATTGAATACTGTCATATAGCTACATCTCCTATCAGATTATTGGATATGATTTCAATCTTTCTTAAATAGATATTTCTACATTTATGAGTACAGTATATCTTTGTCTTGTAATAAAAAAGCATAGATATTTTCACCCATTCATGAAGTTATCCATACTTTTCTAGACAAAACATTTAAAATAGGGGTTCTTAAAAGCTACTTTTCGTGATGTATGATTTGATTTTTGTGCGATATACTTAAAAAGGATCTAAAAGGAGCTAACAGTTTGTTAGCTCCTTTTAGATCCTATCTTTATATCAAATCGATATATATGTTAATTAACACAAGGAATTCAATCCCTCAATTCATACAAATTACAAAGTTTCTACACTTAGAATTCAAGTAATTAAAAAGATTTTATCGTTTTCCAACAGAAGACTCCTTCCTCAAAAATGTCAAGGTGTGAAACACCAATTTTAGGTGGGATATGAATATCGATAGGCATAAGCCAACATATTTGCTATCATTTACTTATACAGATTGCTCTTCGAAAACTGAAGTTATGAGGTTGGTTTCAGAAAAACGTTGCAACTGTAAAATCTTCAACGTTCTTTCGCCCCATGCTTGCCGAAGTTGCGAAAACCAAACTAAAGTAGGGAGTGTGGTGCGTCAATGTACAAGATACTTATGTTCTCACTGTAGGGACTACGGGTAGCGCCTGCTAAGATAACCGGTGGATACATTGGTTATCTTAGCAGGAATCTCCCACTTCAAAAAGTCTGTAAGGACGTTAAGTGGTGAGTAGTTCAATGTCCTAAGTTTAAGTAGATTTTGTATCCCACCTAAATATTTTATTTAAAAATTTATATATTTTTTTCGATTCTTTAGTAAAGAGTGGTCCTAAAATAGATAGGATAAGTACATATAGTGCTGAGAACGGTTTCAACACTGACATTAAACCACCCGCTATACCAATATTAGCCATAATAATTGAAAACTCCCCTCTTGACACTATTGTTAACCCAATATTTGTTGATGCTTTATGAGATAATCCAGCTTGCCTTCCTGCAATCATCCCTGCTACAAAGTTCCCGATGATTGTCAGTAGTACAGCACCTAACGTTAGCCATATAGCTCCACCCAACGAAAACGGATCTATACCTAAACCGAAGCTAAAGAAGAAGATAGCTCCAAAAAAGTCTCTAAATGAAACAACAAGATGTTCAATTCGATCACTATGCTCTGTTTCAGAAAAAACTAAACCTAACAGAAGCGCTCCGATTGCTTCCGCAACATGAATTGTTTCAGAAAAACCAGCGATAAAGAATAAAGAAGAAAATACTACTATAATAAAAATTTCATCTGAACTAATATTCAACAATTTATTTAATAACGGAGTAGCCCATCTAGCTACAATAAAGAATAAGAGCATATATCCCAAAGCTATACCAATTGAGGTAAGAGCACCTAAAAATGAAGCATGATCACCAAGTACTAAGCCAGAAACCACTGATAAATATACAGCAAGGAATATATCCTCAAACATGATAATTCCTAAAATTAGCTCCGTTTCGTTATTCCCTGTTCTTTTTAAATCAACTAGCACTTTTGCAACGATAGCACTAGAAGAAATTGTAATAACCCCCGCTATAATCAAAGTTTCTAATAAAGGGAATCTCATCAAAAATCCATATAGTAACCCCAACGAAAAATTAATCAAAATATAGATTGTTCCACATGCCCATCAACTTAAGAATCTAGACTACCCCCAAGTGTAAAAAAACGTTATTCTTTCTAAAAAGCTAACTAGAAAGGATGACGTTTTTTATGAATCTTTCGATTCAAGATGAATTACAACTATTTTCTGAAGAGCTGTGCCGTCATTTAACCCCTTCTTTTTTAGAAGAACTCGCAAAAAAATTAGGTTTTGTAAAAAGAAAACGAAAATTTTCAGGAAGTGAATTAGCTACCATTTTTATTTGGATAAGTCAAAGGACAGCGAGTGATTCCCTCGTTCGATTATGTAGCCAATTACATGCAGCTACAGGTACTCTTATGAGTCCAGAAGGACTTAATAAACGCTTTGATAAAAAAGCTGTTGAATTTCTGAAATATATTTTTTCTACATTATGGAAAAGTAAACTTTGTAAAACATCGGCTATTTCAAGCACGGCGCTTACCCACTTTCAACGTATTCGTATTTTAGATGCGACGATTTTTCAAATCCCAAAACATTTAGCTAGTATATATCCTGGATCCGGTGGTTGCGCACAAACAGCGGGTATCAAGATTCAATTAGAGTATGATTTACATAGCGGTCAATTTTTAAACTTTCAGGTGGGTCCAGGGAAAAATAATGATAAGACCTTTGGAACGGAATGTTTAGATACCTTACGTCCAGGTGACTTGTGCATTCGTGATTTAGGTTATTTTTCATTAGAAGACTTAGATCAAATGGATCAACGAGGTGCCTACTATATATCCAGATTAAAATTAAACCATACTGTTTATATAAAAAATCCGTCTCCAGAATACTTTCGAAACGGAACCGTAAAAAAGCAATCACAGTATATTCAAGTTGATTTAGAACATATCATGAACCATTTAAAACCCGGTCAAACATATGAAATAAAAGAAGCTTACATTGGAAAGAATCAAAAACTATTCACGCGCGTAATTATCTATCGTTTAACAGAAAAACAGATACAGGAACGTAGAAAAAAACAAGCCTATACGGAAAGTAAAAAGGGTATTACGTTTTCAGAAAAGAGTAAACGATTAACGGGTATCAACATATATGTCTCAAATACGCCTGAAGGGATTGTTCCGATGGAACAAATACATGACTTTTACTCCCTTCGCTGGCAAATAGAAATCATTTTTAAAACTTGGAAATCCTTATTTCAAATTCATCATTGGCAAAATATCAAACAAGAGCGATTAGAATGTCATGTGTATGGAAGGCTTATTGCCATTTTTATCTGTTCTTCTACGATGTTTAAGATGCGTAAACTTCTGTTGCAAAAGAACAAAAGAGAATTAAGTGAATATAAAGCTATTGGGATGATTCAAGATCATGTATCGCTGTTATATCAAGCGATACAGAGAAACACCCAAGATCTAACAAAGATTTTAATCCGTTTGTTCGACCTCCTACAGAAGAATGGACGGAAATCTCATCGATATGAGAGGAAAACTATCTTTGATATTATGGGTGTTGTCTATGAGTATAATGGGTTTGGAAAACAAAAGAAAGCTGCATAATTTTTAAAATGAAACTCGTTAGAGTTTATTTGGTGTGTGTACTTTTCAATACCAAAAGTACATTACGAGTTTTTTAGTTGCTTTGAACGAAAGTTCATTTTATTTTTGTTCTTAAGTATAAATGCTAACTTAAATATGTACATTAACGCTTGAATAAATATGTACATTTTCAATTGGATTCTCCATACTGACTCTGAGGTGGTTAGTATGTATATTAAGCTAGATATTCAAACAGAATTTGAGGTTAAAAGTCTTTCAGACTTACCAAATTTTAAAAAACTAATGGGGAACTTAAAAATGAAGATAAATAAAAGTCAATTAGCCAGAGAATTGAATGTGGATCGGCGTACCATAGATAAGTATTTGAATGGTTTTACACCAAAAGGGACAAAAAATAAAACATCGAAAATCGATACATATTATGAAGTGATTGCAGCTCTTTTATCTAGTGATTCTAAACAAATCTTCTACTACAAACGAGTGTTATGGCAGTATCTAACAGACAATCACGGTTTAAAATGTTCACAGTCTGCATTTCGTGCTTATATTAATAGAAAGCCTGAATTTAGAACATATTTTGATGAGGGGAAGCGTATTTTATCAGGTCATTCAGTGGGTGTCCGTTATGAGACACCTCCAGGAGAACAAGCTCAATTAGATTGGAAAGAAAGCATACGATTTGAAACCAAAAGTGGCGAAATCGTATATGTGAATGTAGCTGTACTTTTATTGTCCTACTCGAGATTTAAAGTTTTTCATTTGAATATTTCAAAATCACAAAGTGTTTTAATGTCATTTATGACAGAGGCATTTGAAATGTTTGGTGGTGTACCGAAGGTAATTGTCACGGATAATATGAAGACGGTAATGGATGAAGCTCGAACAGAACACTTTACAGGAACGATTAACAATAAGTTTGCCCAATTCGCTCAAGATTTTGGATTTAAGGTACAACCTTGTATCGCAGGGCGACCAAATACCAAAGGGAAAGTAGAAGCGCCAATGAAACTTCTAGACGAAATTCATGCTTATCAAGGAAGATTCACTTTTGAAGAATTACATGAATTTGTGCAAAAATTATGTGCAAGAATTAATCAAACATTTCATCAAGGGACTGGTAAGATTCCAGTGTTTGCCCTAAAACAGGAAAAGAATCTCCTACAACCACTCCCGAAGAGCGCGATAAGAGATTCCTATATGATTAAGCATAAACTTGTAAAAGTTAATACATCAGGCATGATATCTTACAAATCGAATCAATACTCAGTTCCAGCTGAATATCAAGGTAAAACCGTCGGTTTACAAGTATATGATAATCAAATATATGTTTATCATAACATGAAGTTAATTGTACAACATAAAATCAGCCAATCTAAGCTCAATTATAAAGAAGAACATTATAAAAAAGCATTGGCTAAGTCACTACCTAAATATCCGAACATTGACAATTTGGCGAAACAAAATTTATCAGTAATTGGTGAGGTATATAGAAATGAAGAATAGCTATCAACAATTAACAACAAACCTAGAGTATTTAAAATTAAAACAAATGGCACAACATTTAGGTGACGTAGTCGATTTTAGCATTAATAATGAATTATCCTTCGTAGAGACACTTGTTAAACTGACAAACTATGAGATTGATGTACGAGAACAAAATATGATTCATTCTATGGTGAAAATGGGCGCATTTCCTCATAGAAAGGAGGTTGATGAGTTTGATTTCGAATTCCAGCCGAGTATTAATAAACAACAAATCTTAGAT
This region includes:
- the cry1Ac gene encoding pesticidal crystal protein Cry1Ac, which encodes MDNNPNINECIPYNCLSNPEVEVLGGERIETGYTPIDISLSLTQFLLSEFVPGAGFVLGLVDIIWGIFGPSQWDAFLVQIEQLINQRIEEFARNQAISRLEGLSNLYQIYAESFREWEADPTNPALREEMRIQFNDMNSALTTAIPLFAVQNYQVPLLSVYVQAANLHLSVLRDVSVFGQRWGFDAATINSRYNDLTRLIGNYTDYAVRWYNTGLERVWGPDSRDWVRYNQFRRELTLTVLDIVALFPNYDSRRYPIRTVSQLTREIYTNPVLENFDGSFRGSAQGIERSIRSPHLMDILNSITIYTDAHRGYYYWSGHQIMASPVGFSGPEFTFPLYGTMGNAAPQQRIVAQLGQGVYRTLSSTLYRRPFNIGINNQQLSVLDGTEFAYGTSSNLPSAVYRKSGTVDSLDEIPPQNNNVPPRQGFSHRLSHVSMFRSGFSNSSVSIIRAPMFSWIHRSAEFNNIIASDSITQIPAVKGNFLFNGSVISGPGFTGGDLVRLNSSGNNIQNRGYIEVPIHFPSTSTRYRVRVRYASVTPIHLNVNWGNSSIFSNTVPATATSLDNLQSSDFGYFESANAFTSSLGNIVGVRNFSGTAGVIIDRFEFIPVTATLEAEYNLERAQKAVNALFTSTNQLGLKTNVTDYHIDQVSNLVTYLSDEFCLDEKRELSEKVKHAKRLSDERNLLQDSNFKDINRQPERGWGGSTGITIQGGDDVFKENYVTLSGTFDECYPTYLYQKIDESKLKAFTRYQLRGYIEDSQDLEIYLIRYNAKHETVNVPGTGSLWPLSAQSPIGKCGEPNRCAPHLEWNPDLDCSCRDGEKCAHHSHHFSLDIDVGCTDLNEDLGVWVIFKIKTQDGHARLGNLEFLEEKPLVGEALARVKRAEKKWRDKREKLEWETNIVYKEAKESVDALFVNSQYDQLQADTNIAMIHAADKRVHSIREAYLPELSVIPGVNAAIFEELEGRIFTAFSLYDARNVIKNGDFNNGLSCWNVKGHVDVEEQNNQRSVLVVPEWEAEVSQEVRVCPGRGYILRVTAYKEGYGEGCVTIHEIENNTDELKFSNCVEEEIYPNNTVTCNDYTVNQEEYGGAYTSRNRGYNEAPSVPADYASVYEEKSYTDGRRENPCEFNRGYRDYTPLPVGYVTKELEYFPETDKVWIEIGETEGTFIVDSVELLLMEE
- a CDS encoding N-acetylmuramoyl-L-alanine amidase; the encoded protein is MTVFNTKEINNTPFESNIIPKGNRNRPAYSMNPRYITIHTTANQNAGTDARAHARYVNNGGGSSSVSWHFTVDDNRIVQHLPLNENGWHAGDGNGAGNRSSIGIEICENRDGNFEKALTHAAGLVKFLMAHLGLKIGNVVSHQHWSGKNCPRPIFNRPGGFEGFKRMIEDSLNDMVVENHNKDAGTQGLGIAYMEGVNINLRRGPSTSSDVIRKLNKPESYIVWEEREGWLNLGNSWVKYDSSYIYFARRQTSNIGKLVVVDTNELWVYGSANWNDKIKTVKKGEAFTIQDELQVNGSNMYKCKYFYITTNSQFVYVK
- a CDS encoding IS4-like element IS231B family transposase, producing the protein MNLSIQDELQLFSEELCRHLTPSFLEELAKKLGFVKRKRKFSGSELATIFIWISQRTASDSLVRLCSQLHAATGTLMSPEGLNKRFDKKAVEFLKYIFSTLWKSKLCKTSAISSTALTHFQRIRILDATIFQIPKHLASIYPGSGGCAQTAGIKIQLEYDLHSGQFLNFQVGPGKNNDKTFGTECLDTLRPGDLCIRDLGYFSLEDLDQMDQRGAYYISRLKLNHTVYIKNPSPEYFRNGTVKKQSQYIQVDLEHIMNHLKPGQTYEIKEAYIGKNQKLFTRVIIYRLTEKQIQERRKKQAYTESKKGITFSEKSKRLTGINIYVSNTPEGIVPMEQIHDFYSLRWQIEIIFKTWKSLFQIHHWQNIKQERLECHVYGRLIAIFICSSTMFKMRKLLLQKNKRELSEYKAIGMIQDHVSLLYQAIQRNTQDLTKILIRLFDLLQKNGRKSHRYERKTIFDIMGVVYEYNGFGKQKKAA
- the istA gene encoding IS21-like element IS232 family transposase; the protein is MYIKLDIQTEFEVKSLSDLPNFKKLMGNLKMKINKSQLARELNVDRRTIDKYLNGFTPKGTKNKTSKIDTYYEVIAALLSSDSKQIFYYKRVLWQYLTDNHGLKCSQSAFRAYINRKPEFRTYFDEGKRILSGHSVGVRYETPPGEQAQLDWKESIRFETKSGEIVYVNVAVLLLSYSRFKVFHLNISKSQSVLMSFMTEAFEMFGGVPKVIVTDNMKTVMDEARTEHFTGTINNKFAQFAQDFGFKVQPCIAGRPNTKGKVEAPMKLLDEIHAYQGRFTFEELHEFVQKLCARINQTFHQGTGKIPVFALKQEKNLLQPLPKSAIRDSYMIKHKLVKVNTSGMISYKSNQYSVPAEYQGKTVGLQVYDNQIYVYHNMKLIVQHKISQSKLNYKEEHYKKALAKSLPKYPNIDNLAKQNLSVIGEVYRNEE